In Streptomyces sp. NBC_01426, one genomic interval encodes:
- a CDS encoding SRPBCC family protein — protein sequence MARRLRPVGLDFIEVAPVRLVFTARAAATPEAVYRALAEEVTGWPDWFRAVTLARPTQGGAGREVRLTGGVRFRETIMAAEPERRYAYRADETNAPGLNALLEEWLLSAAGPEASAGTRIRWTFAADGPAAFRLTLKAARPGLDHAFRSAVRALDARLTGRRDAGR from the coding sequence ATGGCTCGCCGACTCCGCCCGGTGGGGCTGGACTTCATCGAGGTCGCCCCGGTCCGTCTGGTCTTCACGGCGCGGGCGGCGGCGACGCCCGAGGCCGTGTACCGGGCGCTCGCGGAGGAGGTGACCGGCTGGCCCGACTGGTTCCGGGCGGTCACCCTGGCCCGACCGACGCAGGGCGGGGCCGGCCGCGAGGTCCGGCTGACGGGCGGGGTCCGGTTCCGCGAGACGATCATGGCGGCGGAGCCGGAGCGACGGTACGCGTACCGGGCGGACGAGACCAACGCGCCCGGCCTGAACGCCCTGTTGGAGGAGTGGCTGCTGTCGGCCGCGGGACCGGAGGCGTCCGCCGGTACGCGGATCCGGTGGACCTTCGCGGCGGACGGGCCGGCCGCGTTCCGACTGACCTTGAAGGCGGCCCGCCCCGGGCTCGACCACGCGTTCCGGTCGGCGGTACGCGCTCTCGACGCCCGCCTCACGGGCCGGCGCGACGCGGGCCGCTGA
- a CDS encoding right-handed parallel beta-helix repeat-containing protein, producing MAQGTVQVTHGGASRWRRRSGEYPTLSAALAVAGDGDVLSIGPGTYRENLVLEHAVTLRGLEGGVGSVRIAPLDGVALTVRASAVIQDLYLEGQDRAAPALLVEEGSPELTDLRVSTRSAAGIEVRGSGARPLVRRCTVENPTGVGIAVLDGGGGVFEECEVVAAGQTGVSVRGGARPRLERCRIHHATGAGIGVTGEGSGLEALGCEVYEIKGAGVQVAARATARLTDCAVHRTSADGVTLDTDAVLTLAGCDIHDIPENAVDLRSRSVLTLSRTTVRRFGRNGLSVWDPGTRVVAESCEIHDSTGDYPAVWISDGATASLDSCRVHDVPDALFVLDRGSRVDVVDSDLSQVRNTAVSVSDGATAQLDDCRIREAATGAWFRDHGSGGTLANCTVDSVQTGVIVTKGADPVLERCTVTSPTEAGFYVSAGGRGTFTACRVTGSSGFGFHVIDGSRTTLATCHTERCARGGYEFAEDGPVTEDCTSDESGPRLAAQSAAIGGQGGAQAGIRTVVADQGPAARAADVPPARSGEPEAERATPARGSGEVLGHLDALVGLDSVKREVRALTDMIEVGRRRQLAGLKAASVRRHLVFTGSPGTGKTTVARLYGEILASLGVLERGHLVEVSRVDLVGEHIGSTAIRTQEAFDRARGGVLFIDEAYALAPEDSGRDFGREAIDTLVKLMEDHRDAVVVIVAGYTAEMDRFLTVNPGVASRFSRTITFGDYGPEELLRIVEQQAEEHEYRLGEGTPKALLAYFADLPKGPAFGNGRTARQTFEAMVERHAGRVAQLSDPGTDELTLLFPEDLPVLPGPTTALPAGAL from the coding sequence ATGGCTCAGGGCACGGTCCAGGTGACACACGGCGGGGCTTCGCGGTGGCGCCGCCGCTCCGGTGAGTATCCGACACTGAGCGCCGCACTCGCCGTCGCCGGCGACGGGGACGTCCTCTCCATCGGCCCCGGCACCTACCGCGAGAACCTGGTCCTGGAACACGCCGTCACACTGCGCGGCCTGGAGGGCGGGGTGGGTTCGGTACGGATCGCCCCGCTCGACGGGGTGGCGCTGACCGTGCGCGCCTCGGCCGTGATCCAGGACCTGTACCTGGAGGGCCAGGACCGGGCGGCGCCCGCGCTGCTCGTGGAGGAGGGCTCCCCCGAGCTGACCGACCTGCGCGTCAGCACCCGCTCGGCGGCCGGCATCGAGGTGCGCGGCAGCGGGGCCCGGCCGCTGGTGCGCCGCTGCACGGTGGAGAATCCCACGGGGGTCGGCATCGCCGTGCTCGACGGCGGCGGCGGGGTGTTCGAGGAGTGCGAGGTCGTGGCCGCGGGCCAGACAGGGGTGTCGGTGCGCGGGGGCGCGCGGCCGCGCCTGGAGCGCTGCCGCATCCACCACGCCACGGGTGCGGGGATCGGCGTCACGGGTGAGGGCTCCGGTCTGGAGGCGCTGGGCTGCGAGGTGTACGAGATCAAGGGCGCCGGCGTTCAGGTCGCGGCGCGGGCCACCGCCCGGCTCACCGACTGCGCGGTGCACCGCACCTCGGCCGACGGGGTCACCCTGGACACCGACGCGGTGCTCACGCTCGCCGGCTGTGACATCCACGACATCCCGGAGAACGCGGTCGATCTGCGCTCCCGTTCGGTGCTGACGCTCAGCCGCACCACCGTGCGGCGCTTCGGTCGCAACGGCCTGTCGGTGTGGGACCCGGGGACCCGGGTGGTCGCCGAGTCCTGCGAGATCCACGACAGCACCGGCGACTATCCGGCGGTGTGGATCAGCGACGGGGCCACGGCCTCGCTGGACTCCTGCCGGGTGCACGACGTCCCGGACGCGCTGTTCGTCCTGGACCGGGGCTCCCGTGTCGACGTCGTCGACAGCGATCTCTCCCAGGTCCGCAACACCGCGGTGTCGGTGAGCGACGGGGCGACGGCGCAGTTGGACGACTGCCGGATCCGGGAGGCGGCGACCGGGGCCTGGTTCCGCGACCACGGCAGCGGCGGCACCCTCGCCAACTGCACCGTCGACTCGGTGCAGACGGGCGTGATCGTCACCAAGGGCGCCGACCCGGTGTTGGAGCGGTGCACGGTCACGTCCCCCACCGAGGCCGGGTTCTACGTGTCGGCGGGCGGTCGCGGGACCTTCACGGCCTGCCGGGTGACCGGCAGTTCCGGCTTCGGTTTCCACGTCATCGACGGCTCGCGCACCACCCTCGCCACGTGCCACACGGAGCGTTGCGCGCGCGGCGGCTACGAGTTCGCGGAGGACGGCCCGGTGACCGAGGACTGCACGAGTGACGAGTCCGGGCCTCGGCTCGCCGCCCAGTCGGCCGCGATCGGCGGGCAGGGCGGGGCGCAGGCGGGGATCCGTACCGTCGTGGCGGACCAGGGTCCGGCGGCGCGGGCGGCGGACGTGCCGCCCGCCCGGTCCGGCGAGCCGGAGGCGGAGCGGGCGACGCCGGCCCGCGGGTCGGGCGAGGTGCTGGGTCACCTCGACGCGCTGGTGGGCCTGGACAGCGTCAAGCGGGAGGTGCGTGCCCTCACCGACATGATCGAGGTGGGTCGCAGACGGCAACTGGCGGGCCTCAAGGCCGCCTCGGTGCGCCGGCACCTGGTCTTCACCGGCTCCCCCGGTACGGGCAAGACGACCGTGGCCCGTCTCTACGGGGAGATCCTCGCATCCCTCGGGGTGTTGGAGCGCGGTCACCTGGTCGAGGTGTCCCGGGTGGACCTGGTCGGCGAGCACATCGGGTCGACGGCGATCCGTACCCAGGAGGCGTTCGATCGGGCGCGCGGCGGGGTGCTGTTCATCGACGAGGCGTACGCGCTGGCCCCGGAGGACTCGGGGCGGGACTTCGGGCGCGAGGCGATCGACACGCTGGTGAAGCTGATGGAGGACCATCGGGACGCGGTGGTGGTGATCGTCGCCGGTTACACCGCCGAGATGGACCGGTTCCTGACCGTGAACCCGGGTGTGGCCTCGCGGTTCTCCCGCACCATCACCTTCGGCGACTACGGCCCCGAGGAACTGCTGCGGATCGTGGAACAGCAGGCGGAGGAGCACGAGTACCGGCTGGGCGAGGGCACCCCGAAGGCCCTGTTGGCGTACTTCGCCGACCTTCCCAAGGGGCCGGCCTTCGGCAACGGCCGTACCGCGCGGCAGACCTTCGAGGCGATGGTCGAGCGGCACGCCGGTCGGGTGGCGCAGCTCTCCGATCCGGGGACCGACGAGCTGACCCTGCTCTTCCCCGAGGACCTTCCGGTGCTGCCGGGGCCGACGACGGCGCTGCCGGCCGGGGCACTCTGA
- a CDS encoding Rv1733c family protein, with translation MRTAMGVWRWRRNPLRRPTDLFEAWVAFAAVVCVLVVAPAVGWATGLQVDGTLQRAAREQRQERQLVPAVVLRAAPEPPARAESDAAAADRQTPARTQVVASWIAPDGTSRQGTVPAAEEPPRPGDRFRMWTDSGGRLVGRPLDPSAASFHATMAGLAAALGLAVLVETVRRLVVRRLMHRRYSCLDRAWAAAGPDWGRAGAGS, from the coding sequence GTGCGGACAGCAATGGGTGTGTGGCGTTGGCGGCGCAATCCGCTGCGCCGACCGACCGATCTCTTCGAGGCGTGGGTGGCGTTCGCGGCCGTGGTCTGTGTCCTGGTGGTGGCTCCGGCCGTCGGCTGGGCCACGGGCCTCCAGGTGGACGGCACCCTTCAGCGGGCCGCCCGCGAACAGCGGCAGGAGCGGCAACTGGTGCCGGCGGTGGTGCTCCGGGCGGCTCCGGAGCCGCCGGCCCGGGCGGAGAGCGATGCGGCGGCGGCCGACCGGCAGACCCCGGCACGGACTCAGGTCGTGGCCTCGTGGATCGCGCCCGACGGCACCAGCCGTCAGGGGACGGTGCCGGCCGCCGAGGAACCACCGCGTCCCGGCGACCGGTTCCGGATGTGGACCGACTCCGGGGGACGGCTGGTGGGCCGCCCGCTCGACCCGTCGGCGGCGTCCTTCCACGCCACGATGGCGGGGCTGGCCGCCGCCCTGGGCCTGGCCGTGCTGGTGGAGACGGTCCGGCGTCTGGTCGTACGCCGGCTCATGCATCGGCGGTACTCGTGTCTGGACCGCGCGTGGGCGGCGGCCGGCCCGGACTGGGGCCGGGCGGGTGCGGGCAGCTGA
- a CDS encoding MOSC domain-containing protein — protein MPALYVHSLHVHPVKSVAGIAPDEVAVEPWGLSADRRWAVIDVEGSIVTQRQRPRLALASSRPLPAGRVVLSAPGMADLTVEVPEPGPPTPVVLFGKKFETVLAAEAAGDWFSAFLGMPVRLVHLDDPAVRRPVDPDHALPGETVSLADAHPLLITTSASLDALNELIARGDHPEEGPLPMNRFRPSLVVAGAEAWAEDGWRRIAVGDSAVFRGVRECGRCIVTTTDQRTATRGKEPLATLARHRRIGKSLAFGRQVAPVTLGTVRVGDEVRVLE, from the coding sequence ATGCCGGCCCTGTACGTCCACTCGCTCCACGTCCATCCCGTCAAGTCGGTGGCGGGGATTGCTCCCGACGAGGTGGCCGTGGAGCCCTGGGGTCTGTCCGCCGACCGCCGCTGGGCCGTGATCGACGTCGAGGGTTCGATCGTCACCCAACGGCAGCGGCCCCGACTGGCCTTGGCCTCGTCGCGCCCGCTCCCGGCCGGCCGGGTCGTGCTGTCGGCGCCCGGGATGGCGGACCTGACGGTGGAGGTGCCGGAGCCGGGGCCGCCGACGCCGGTCGTGCTGTTCGGCAAGAAGTTCGAGACGGTGCTCGCGGCGGAAGCGGCCGGCGACTGGTTCAGTGCCTTCCTCGGGATGCCCGTCCGGCTGGTGCACCTCGACGACCCGGCCGTCCGACGCCCGGTGGACCCGGACCACGCGCTGCCCGGCGAGACCGTGAGCCTGGCCGACGCCCATCCGCTGCTGATCACCACCTCGGCCTCGCTGGACGCCCTGAACGAGCTGATCGCCCGCGGGGACCATCCCGAGGAGGGGCCGCTGCCGATGAACCGCTTCCGGCCGAGCCTCGTGGTGGCGGGTGCCGAGGCCTGGGCGGAGGACGGCTGGCGACGGATCGCCGTGGGCGACAGCGCCGTGTTCCGGGGGGTGCGGGAATGCGGGCGGTGCATCGTCACGACCACCGACCAGCGGACGGCGACGCGGGGCAAGGAGCCCCTCGCGACCCTGGCCCGCCACCGGCGGATCGGGAAGTCCCTGGCTTTCGGGCGGCAGGTGGCACCGGTGACACTGGGCACGGTGCGCGTGGGCGACGAGGTCCGCGTCCTGGAGTGA
- a CDS encoding DUF6643 family protein, with protein MTSPRSTYGGGYYSAPSFTDTPIYDSLVAERGTPQIAPIRVPAQYDSPSAGYSSGGYLPALPSALPALPPAPQQQAPAYGYPYQQQSAPQQMPVPLQQAPAPYIPQQQPVASRPVYAQQQPQQPRPAAAGTGYEAMRPAAPRPMQAPVQATSYEDPYGRQYQGRGY; from the coding sequence ATGACCTCCCCCCGCTCCACTTATGGCGGCGGTTACTACTCCGCGCCCTCCTTCACGGACACCCCCATCTACGACTCCCTCGTCGCCGAACGCGGCACCCCGCAGATCGCGCCGATCCGTGTCCCGGCCCAGTACGACTCCCCGAGTGCCGGTTATTCGAGCGGTGGGTACCTGCCGGCCCTCCCGTCCGCCCTGCCCGCCCTGCCGCCCGCACCGCAGCAGCAGGCTCCGGCGTACGGGTACCCGTACCAGCAGCAGTCCGCACCGCAGCAGATGCCCGTGCCGTTGCAGCAGGCGCCCGCGCCGTACATCCCGCAGCAGCAGCCCGTCGCCTCCCGTCCGGTGTACGCGCAGCAGCAGCCGCAGCAGCCCCGTCCGGCCGCCGCGGGCACCGGGTACGAGGCCATGCGCCCGGCGGCCCCCAGGCCGATGCAGGCACCCGTGCAGGCCACCTCGTACGAGGACCCGTACGGCCGCCAGTACCAGGGGCGCGGCTACTGA
- a CDS encoding glycosyltransferase translates to MGLLLTAAYVSLAAWLWLTLAQGMFWRTDVRLPRRTDPAHWPSVAIVVPARDEARVLPRSLPSLIAQDYPGAAEIFLVDDGSTDGTADLARRLAGEQPGLPLTIVSPGEPDPGWTGKLWALRHGIGQARTARTAEPDYLLLTDADIAHEPDSLRELVAAATSADLDLVSQMARLRVTSPWERLVVPAFVYFFAQLYPFRRVNRPGARTTAAAGGCVLLRTATAVRAGVPDSIRQAVIDDVSLARAVRGCGGRIWLGLAERVDSVRPYPALGDLWRMVSRSAYTQLRHQPLLLAGAVAGLTVVYLVPPLALVVGLAAARPAPAWAGGLAWLLMAGTYLPMLRYYRQSAALAPLLPFTALLYLLMTVDSAVLHHRGRGAAWKGRTYARPTDA, encoded by the coding sequence ATGGGCCTCCTCCTGACCGCCGCGTACGTCTCCCTCGCCGCCTGGCTCTGGCTCACCCTCGCCCAGGGCATGTTCTGGCGCACCGACGTCCGGCTCCCCCGGCGCACCGATCCCGCGCACTGGCCGTCGGTCGCGATCGTCGTCCCGGCCCGGGACGAGGCGCGGGTGCTCCCCCGCAGCCTCCCCTCCCTGATCGCCCAGGACTATCCCGGCGCCGCCGAGATCTTCCTGGTCGACGACGGCAGCACGGACGGCACCGCCGACCTCGCCCGACGACTGGCGGGCGAGCAGCCGGGGCTCCCGCTCACGATCGTCTCCCCCGGCGAACCCGATCCGGGGTGGACCGGCAAGCTGTGGGCCCTGCGCCACGGCATCGGACAGGCCCGCACGGCGCGCACCGCCGAGCCGGACTACCTCCTGCTCACCGACGCCGACATCGCCCACGAGCCCGACAGCCTCCGCGAGCTCGTCGCCGCCGCGACCTCCGCGGACCTCGACCTGGTCTCGCAGATGGCCCGGCTGCGGGTGACGAGTCCGTGGGAACGCCTCGTCGTCCCCGCCTTCGTGTACTTCTTCGCGCAGCTCTACCCGTTCCGCCGGGTCAACCGCCCCGGCGCCCGGACCACCGCCGCCGCCGGCGGGTGCGTGCTGCTCCGGACCGCGACCGCCGTCCGCGCCGGCGTCCCCGACTCCATCCGGCAGGCCGTCATCGACGACGTGTCGCTCGCCCGCGCCGTGCGTGGCTGCGGCGGCAGGATCTGGTTGGGGCTGGCGGAGCGGGTGGACAGCGTGCGCCCGTACCCCGCGCTGGGCGACCTGTGGCGGATGGTCTCGCGCAGCGCGTACACCCAACTGCGGCACCAGCCGCTGCTGCTGGCCGGCGCGGTGGCGGGCCTGACCGTGGTCTACCTCGTCCCGCCCCTCGCCCTCGTCGTGGGCCTGGCCGCCGCGCGGCCCGCCCCGGCGTGGGCGGGCGGCCTCGCCTGGCTGCTGATGGCGGGCACCTACCTGCCGATGCTGCGCTACTACCGCCAGTCGGCGGCCTTGGCCCCGCTGCTTCCCTTCACGGCGCTGCTCTACCTCCTGATGACCGTGGACTCCGCCGTCCTGCACCACCGGGGTCGCGGGGCCGCCTGGAAGGGCCGCACCTATGCCCGTCCCACCGACGCCTGA
- a CDS encoding glutamate racemase → MKIALMDSGIGLLAAAAAMRRLRPDADLVLSSDPDGMPWGPRTPADLTGRALDVARAAAALRPDALIVACNTASVHSLPALRAALEPGIPVIGTVPAIKPAASAGGRVAIWATPATTGSPYQRDLIRAFAAGVPVTEVPCPGLADAVQHADEEAVVRAVAAAAALTPPDVTDVVLGCTHYELVEAPIRAALIERTGGNGFVFHGSAEAVAGQALRRIGARPEPGLPRTGGLTVLLSGRPSELPAEVLGYAEGRLFAGSGATVGQ, encoded by the coding sequence GTGAAGATCGCGCTCATGGACTCGGGAATCGGCCTCCTCGCGGCGGCCGCCGCGATGCGCCGGCTGCGGCCGGACGCCGATCTGGTGCTCTCCTCCGACCCCGACGGGATGCCGTGGGGGCCGCGCACCCCCGCCGACCTCACCGGGCGGGCCCTGGACGTGGCCCGGGCCGCCGCCGCGCTCCGGCCGGACGCGCTGATCGTGGCCTGCAACACCGCGTCCGTGCACAGCCTGCCCGCCCTGCGGGCCGCACTGGAGCCCGGGATCCCGGTCATCGGCACGGTTCCCGCGATCAAGCCGGCCGCCTCCGCCGGCGGTCGCGTGGCCATCTGGGCCACCCCCGCCACCACCGGCAGCCCGTACCAGCGCGACCTGATCCGCGCCTTCGCCGCCGGTGTCCCGGTCACCGAGGTGCCCTGCCCCGGGCTGGCCGACGCCGTGCAGCACGCCGACGAGGAGGCCGTCGTACGCGCCGTCGCCGCGGCCGCCGCGCTGACCCCGCCCGACGTCACGGACGTGGTCCTCGGCTGTACGCACTACGAGTTGGTGGAGGCGCCCATCCGGGCCGCCCTGATCGAGCGCACCGGCGGGAACGGGTTCGTCTTCCACGGGTCCGCCGAGGCCGTCGCCGGACAGGCGCTGCGCCGCATCGGCGCCCGCCCCGAGCCGGGTCTGCCGCGCACGGGCGGTCTGACCGTACTGCTCAGCGGACGCCCTTCGGAGCTGCCCGCCGAGGTGCTCGGCTACGCCGAGGGTCGGCTGTTCGCCGGGTCGGGCGCGACCGTCGGCCAGTGA
- a CDS encoding ADP-ribosylglycohydrolase family protein → MTDRLDRAVGAVLGSAAGDALGAPFEFGPAGELAARGKEMAGGGGWDPGEATDDTQMAVLVGESLLEHGGLELPDVFARFRRWAAGRPKDIGLQTEDVLTNGESWDLAAALHFQVTSRAAGNGSLMRAATSAVYFAAAGRETTMDAARRIAALTHGDRAAWEGTAVLHELVRVALDGADPLAALPATLDAVHPDHRERYGRVLAPDWHPDLATEFNGAVWPCLGSAVWALRTTSGFPEAVRAAVNLGGDTDTVAAVTGALAGARYGQGAIPDAWTGPLHVPMPGYGDRTLDAAGLRDLARRLADAGPGAEDPDVVPPATAGRPH, encoded by the coding sequence GTGACCGATCGGCTCGATCGTGCGGTGGGAGCGGTGCTGGGCTCGGCCGCGGGAGACGCGCTCGGCGCGCCCTTCGAGTTCGGCCCCGCCGGCGAACTGGCGGCGCGCGGGAAGGAGATGGCCGGAGGCGGCGGCTGGGATCCGGGCGAGGCGACCGACGACACGCAGATGGCGGTGCTGGTCGGCGAGTCCCTGCTGGAACACGGCGGACTCGAACTCCCCGACGTGTTCGCGAGGTTCCGACGCTGGGCGGCCGGGCGGCCCAAGGACATCGGGCTCCAGACGGAGGACGTGCTGACGAACGGCGAGTCGTGGGACCTGGCCGCCGCCCTGCACTTCCAGGTCACCTCCCGTGCGGCGGGCAACGGTTCGCTGATGCGCGCGGCCACCTCGGCGGTGTACTTCGCGGCCGCCGGGCGGGAGACCACCATGGACGCGGCCCGACGGATCGCGGCCCTCACGCACGGCGACCGCGCCGCCTGGGAGGGCACCGCCGTCCTGCACGAGCTGGTACGGGTGGCCCTGGACGGGGCCGATCCGCTGGCCGCGCTGCCCGCGACCCTCGACGCGGTGCACCCGGACCACCGTGAACGCTACGGGCGCGTACTCGCCCCCGACTGGCACCCGGACCTGGCCACCGAGTTCAACGGGGCCGTGTGGCCCTGCCTCGGCTCGGCGGTGTGGGCGCTGCGGACCACCTCGGGGTTCCCCGAGGCCGTGCGGGCCGCGGTGAACCTGGGCGGGGACACCGACACCGTCGCGGCGGTCACCGGAGCCCTGGCCGGAGCCCGCTACGGCCAGGGGGCGATCCCGGACGCGTGGACCGGTCCCCTGCACGTGCCGATGCCCGGCTACGGGGACCGGACCCTCGACGCGGCCGGACTCCGGGACCTGGCCCGGCGACTGGCGGACGCCGGCCCGGGCGCCGAGGACCCCGACGTCGTCCCCCCGGCGACGGCGGGGCGGCCCCACTGA
- the lnt gene encoding apolipoprotein N-acyltransferase, whose protein sequence is MSSSVTRAAGNDPSPSTAAAAADANPGGPDDGKWTAARLSRTVRAGARKAPWQTRSLIAVLAGLLLYASFPPRPLWWLAPFALALLAGCLHGRRARAGFGLGFLFGLGYLVPLLSWTGEEVGPVPWLALATLEALLLGLAGLGIALVGKLPGRALWAAAIWVAAEALRARVPFGGFSWGKLAFGQADGFFLPLAALGGTPLLSFAVALCGFGLYEVARVARHDPRRTTVALALLAVVAPIGAALAARPLVSDAAEDGTSVAAVIQGNVPRAGFDFNSQRRAVLDNHANRTLRLADDVKAGRAEQPDFVVWPENSSDIDPYAERDAHDVIDDAVKRIGVPVAIGSVLAPPTGPLRNTMILWDPAKGPTQTYDKRKIQPFGERMPMRSVIRIFSKDVDRVRRDFGPGKDPGVFDMAGSRVGMVTCYEAAFDDAVRSTVRAGAQVIAVPSNNATFGRSEMTYQQLAMDRVRAVEHSRTVLVPVTSGVSAVIRPDGSVVRQTKMFTADALVEKIPLRSSQTPATRLGPLTEYALLLLAATGLGWVLVRRIRARRAV, encoded by the coding sequence ATGAGCAGCAGTGTCACCCGCGCGGCCGGGAACGATCCCTCCCCCTCCACCGCGGCGGCCGCGGCCGACGCGAACCCCGGTGGTCCCGACGACGGGAAGTGGACGGCCGCCCGTCTCTCGCGGACCGTGCGCGCCGGTGCCCGCAAGGCCCCCTGGCAGACGCGCTCCCTGATCGCCGTCCTCGCCGGGCTGCTGCTCTACGCGAGCTTCCCGCCCCGCCCCCTGTGGTGGCTGGCGCCCTTCGCCCTCGCCCTGCTGGCCGGCTGCCTGCACGGCCGCCGCGCCCGCGCCGGCTTCGGCCTCGGCTTCCTCTTCGGCCTCGGCTACCTCGTCCCGCTGCTCTCCTGGACCGGCGAGGAGGTCGGGCCCGTCCCGTGGTTGGCCCTCGCCACCCTGGAAGCCCTGCTGCTCGGTCTCGCCGGGCTCGGCATCGCCCTCGTCGGCAAGCTCCCCGGCCGGGCGTTGTGGGCCGCCGCCATCTGGGTCGCCGCCGAGGCCCTGCGGGCCCGCGTCCCCTTCGGGGGCTTCTCCTGGGGCAAGCTGGCCTTCGGCCAGGCCGACGGGTTCTTCCTCCCGCTCGCCGCGCTCGGCGGCACCCCGCTGCTGTCCTTCGCGGTCGCCCTGTGCGGATTCGGCCTGTACGAGGTCGCGCGCGTCGCCCGCCACGACCCCCGCCGCACCACGGTGGCCCTCGCCCTCCTCGCCGTCGTCGCGCCGATCGGCGCGGCCCTCGCGGCCCGCCCGCTCGTGTCGGACGCGGCCGAGGACGGCACCTCGGTGGCCGCCGTCATCCAGGGCAACGTCCCCCGCGCCGGCTTCGACTTCAACTCCCAGCGCCGCGCCGTCCTGGACAACCACGCCAACCGCACGCTGCGGCTCGCCGACGACGTCAAGGCGGGCCGCGCCGAGCAGCCCGACTTCGTGGTCTGGCCGGAGAACTCCTCCGACATCGACCCCTACGCCGAGCGCGACGCCCACGACGTCATCGACGACGCCGTCAAGCGCATCGGCGTCCCCGTGGCGATCGGCTCCGTCCTGGCGCCGCCGACCGGCCCCCTGCGCAACACGATGATCCTTTGGGACCCGGCCAAGGGCCCCACCCAGACCTACGACAAGCGCAAGATCCAACCCTTCGGCGAGCGCATGCCCATGCGCTCCGTCATCCGGATCTTCAGCAAGGACGTGGACCGGGTCCGCCGCGACTTCGGCCCCGGCAAGGACCCCGGCGTCTTCGACATGGCGGGCAGCCGGGTCGGCATGGTCACCTGCTACGAGGCCGCCTTCGACGACGCCGTCCGCTCCACCGTCCGCGCCGGAGCGCAGGTCATCGCCGTACCGAGCAACAACGCCACCTTCGGCCGCTCCGAGATGACCTACCAGCAGCTCGCCATGGACCGCGTCCGCGCCGTCGAGCACAGCCGTACCGTGCTCGTCCCCGTCACCAGCGGCGTCAGCGCCGTCATCCGTCCCGACGGATCGGTCGTCCGGCAGACGAAGATGTTCACCGCCGACGCGCTGGTGGAGAAGATCCCGCTGCGCTCCTCCCAGACCCCGGCCACCCGCCTCGGGCCGCTGACCGAGTACGCGCTGCTCCTGCTCGCCGCGACCGGCCTCGGCTGGGTCCTGGTCCGCCGGATCCGGGCCCGCCGGGCGGTGTGA
- a CDS encoding NUDIX hydrolase, translated as MTTPDFIRAIRATAGHQLLLLPGVTAIVFDDRGRVLLGRRADTGQWAVIGGIAEPDEQPAETAVREVFEETAVHCVPERVVLVQMLQPIVYPNGDVCQFQDITFRCRATGGEARANDNESLEVAWFALDALPPLDDFGLDRIHRALTDEPTWFAAPSEALTAASSGPAHEVGDE; from the coding sequence ATGACCACACCTGATTTCATCCGCGCGATCCGGGCCACCGCCGGGCACCAGCTGCTCCTGCTCCCCGGGGTCACCGCGATCGTCTTCGACGACCGGGGCCGGGTGCTGCTGGGCCGCCGGGCCGACACCGGCCAGTGGGCCGTGATCGGCGGCATCGCCGAGCCCGACGAGCAGCCGGCGGAGACGGCGGTGCGGGAGGTCTTCGAGGAGACGGCCGTGCACTGCGTTCCCGAGCGGGTCGTCCTGGTCCAGATGCTCCAGCCGATCGTGTACCCGAACGGGGACGTCTGCCAGTTCCAGGACATCACCTTCCGCTGCCGGGCCACCGGCGGCGAGGCCCGGGCCAACGACAACGAGTCGCTGGAAGTGGCCTGGTTCGCGTTGGACGCGCTGCCCCCGCTGGACGACTTCGGCCTGGACCGCATCCACCGGGCCCTGACCGACGAGCCGACCTGGTTCGCGGCCCCCTCCGAGGCGCTGACGGCCGCGTCGAGCGGGCCCGCGCACGAGGTGGGCGACGAGTGA